The following coding sequences lie in one Paenibacillus durus ATCC 35681 genomic window:
- a CDS encoding CxxH/CxxC protein: protein MYVVCKEHLELAIDMFVDEYEDAPDVVDLKDTEFSDWDPPAKCAECEKNAEFLVV, encoded by the coding sequence ATGTATGTTGTCTGTAAAGAACATCTGGAGCTAGCCATCGATATGTTTGTCGACGAATACGAGGACGCGCCCGACGTCGTGGATCTGAAGGATACCGAATTCTCGGACTGGGACCCGCCCGCCAAATGCGCGGAATGCGAGAAGAACGCGGAGTTTTTGGTGGTGTAA